From Fusobacterium varium:
CATTTGCTACGATACTTCTTCCAGGTTCAATAGAAACTTTTTCTAATTTCATTTTTTCAGCTTCCAAACTTCTTTCTAAATGTTCTATCATAGATTTCATAAATTGTTCTACATCTATTGCAGTATCTTTTTCTGTATAATATACTCCAAACCCACCACCAAGGTTTATTTCTGGAATATATATTCCTAAAGCTTCTGATATTTTTTTAGTTTCTTTTACCATTGACTCTATTCCTTCATGAAAAGCTTTAGTATCAAATATTTGAGAACCTATATGACAATGAAAACCTAAAAATTCCATATTTTCATCTTTAACTATTTTTTCTATTATTTCTGTTATCCTGTCATCAAATATTGATTCTCCAAATTTTGATGAATGTTTAGAAGTTTTTATATATTCATGTGTATGTGCATCTATTCCTATATTTATTCTCATCATAACTTTAACTTTTTTATTTTTTTCTTTACATATTTTTGATAATCTTCCGATTTCCTCTTCATTATCAATAACAATACTTCCTATTTCATAATCAAGACACATTTTCAATTCTTCATCAGTTTTATTATTTCCATGCATATGAACTTTTTTCATAGGAAGCCCACTTGTTTTTATAGTATATAATTCTCCCCCAGATACAGCATCTATATCTATATCATATTTTTCAACTAATTGACATATAGCTTTTGATAAAAATGCTTTTGATGCATATACAATAGATGTACCAAATTTACTGCTTTTAAAATTATTTTTATATTTAATTATATTCTCTTCTATAAGGGCTTGATCCATTATATATAGAGGTGTACCATATTTCTCTGCTAATTCAGTAACTTTTATTCCCCCTATTTCCAGTATTCCGTTTTCTATTTTCATAGTACCAAATAATTTCATTATTTTCCTCCTAATTTAGTTTTTCTAAGTTGTACTGTATTAATAACCTAATAAAGTTTTTTCTTTTTTGAAAAGTATATCTGACATATTGTAGAACCTAAAAGTATTCCTACTGCTATAGCTCCAGCTACTATAAATGTCTGTATTCCTTTTTGGACTGTCATCTGCATATCATTTTTTATGAGTCCATACATAGTGTAATAAACACCACTACCTGGAACTAGTGGGATAAACCCTCCAATAAGAAATGTTATTGCGGGAGATTTTAATTTTCTAGCCATTATTTCTGAATATATTGTCATTGATAAAGAAGCTGCCAGGAATGCTATTGCTTCTGATAAATTTACTTTTAATGATATCAAGTAAAAAAACCATCCTATTCCTCCACTTATTCCAGCATAGAACAGCTTTTTTTTATTTAATCCAAAAAGTATTCCAAATCCCAGAGTTGCTGCTATTGCTGCAGCTATTTGAACAATCATTCTTCCCTCCATAAATCAAAGAAAAATAGAAAGTATCATTCCTGATCCTGAAGCTAACGCTATCCCTGTAGTTACAGCTTCTACCCCTCTTGATATTCCTGAAACAAAATCTCCAGCTATAATATCTCTTATTGAATTAGTAAAAGATATACCTGGAACAAGAAGCATCAAAGCAGAGATTATAGAAATAGATATATCCTCTATAAAATTAAATTTGAAAAATGTCAATGAAATTATAGCTGCTGTTACTCCACCAATAAAATTAACAAAAAAATTATTTAACTTCAAATCCTTTATAAGCTCATCTGTACATGCAAGGATGAAGGTAGAGATAAGAGCTACAATACTGTCTCTTATCCCTCCTTTAAAAAGTATAGCAAATGCACTTCCAACTAATACATTTCCTAGTATTTTTTTTCTAAAACTCATTTTATTTTCAGCTTCTATTTCCATTATTTTTTCTTTAACTTCTGATATCTTATATTCATCAAGATTTCGGGCTATATGATTCAATCTGTCTACCTTGTCTAAATTCAAGGTTCTTAAATCTATCCTATCTACTTTTGAATATCTTTTTCCATCAAAAGAGTCTATTGAAGTAATTATAGTATTTAAAGTAGCAAAACTATTTGCTTTTATTCCATAGTGCTCACATGTTCTTCTTATAGTTTCTTCTGTTCTATAAGTTTCACCACCATTTTGCAGTATTAATCTCCCCATATAACATGCTACAAAAAGGACACTATTTTCTTCTATCTTTTCTTTTGAAATACTATTTTTATTATTCATAGATTATCTTACAACCTTTTCTAATATTTTTATTTCTTTTACTGATGTATTTATTTTTACTTTTGCTCCTAAAGGAAGAGTTATCATAGGTTCGCTATGCCCAGATTCAAAATCATAAACTACAGGTATTTTTAAGTTTGAAAGGTAGTCTTTAAACACTTCCATCAAAGACATATCATTTTCAGAATCTGCTGGACAATTTCTAAAATCTCCAAGTATGATTCCATTAATTTTTTCAAAGACTTTGAATTTTTTTAATTGATTCAGCATTCTGTCTATTTTATATGTTTTTTCTCCTATTTCCTCTAAGAAAAGTATTTTTCCAGTATAATCAACATCATAGTCTGTTCCAAGACTTGCTATCAAAGTAGCTAGATTTCCACCTATTATTTCTCCTTCTCCTATTCCTTCACAAAGCACTCCTAATTCTTTTGAGAAATTTTTTAATACCAATTCATCATTCTCATTCATAAGTACTTCTTCAAAACTTTTATAAGTATCTTCATTATATTCACCAGAAAAATTACTTACAGCCATAGGTCCATGAAATGTTATAAGTCCTGTTTTTTGGAAAATTGCCATATGCAGAGTTGTTATGTCACTGTATCCTATAAAAATTTTAGGATTTTTTTTGATGATGGAATAATCTACCATTTCTATTAGTCTATTGCATCCATATCCACCCCTCATACAAATTATTCCATCTATATTGGGATCAGCAAAAAAATCATTTATATCTTTTACTCTTATTTCTTCTGGACCAGCATATGAATACCATCTGCTTTTAGTACTTTCTCCAAGAATAACTTTAAATCCCATTTTTTCAAGATTATTTTTTGCACTTTCTACTTTATCAATAGAAGTAAAGCTTGCTGGTGCAATAATACCCAAGGTATCACCTTTTTTAAGTTTATTTCCTAACACACTACCACCTCAAAATTTTTATCTAAACATTATATTACAAATCCATACTGCTGTTAGCAGTCCTGCTAAATCTGCTAAAAGTCCTGCTGCTACTGCATGTCTTGTCTTTCTTATACTTACTGCTCCAAAATACACTGCCAGTACATAGAATGTTGTTTCTGTTGATCCCATCATTGTTGAAGCTATTCTTCCTATTAATGAATCTGGTCCATATGTCAGCATAAGGTCATTCATTATTCCTGTTGCTCCTCCTCCTGACAATGGTCTCATTATTGCCATTGGCAATACTTCTCCCGGCATTCCTATCATTGAAAATATTGGATCCAATACTTTCATCATTATATCTATACATCCTGAGCTTCTGAATATTCCTATTGCTACCAGCATTGCCACTAGAAATGGTATTATTCTTATTGCTGTTGTAAATCCTTCCTTTGCTCCCTCACAAAATACTTCATATACTCTTACCTTCTTTACAAAGAACGCATATCCTACTATTATAAATATTATCATTGGTATTGCATAAAGCGATATTTGATTCATTATCATTACAAACATTTTCTATTCCTCCCTCATCTGTTTTATTTCTTAAATTTCTTCTCTTTTAAATGATGGTAACTTTTGCAGAATTTTACA
This genomic window contains:
- the lysA gene encoding diaminopimelate decarboxylase, which gives rise to MKLFGTMKIENGILEIGGIKVTELAEKYGTPLYIMDQALIEENIIKYKNNFKSSKFGTSIVYASKAFLSKAICQLVEKYDIDIDAVSGGELYTIKTSGLPMKKVHMHGNNKTDEELKMCLDYEIGSIVIDNEEEIGRLSKICKEKNKKVKVMMRINIGIDAHTHEYIKTSKHSSKFGESIFDDRITEIIEKIVKDENMEFLGFHCHIGSQIFDTKAFHEGIESMVKETKKISEALGIYIPEINLGGGFGVYYTEKDTAIDVEQFMKSMIEHLERSLEAEKMKLEKVSIEPGRSIVANAGSTLYTVGGTKTTYGGVKYIFIDGGMTDNIRPALYQAEYEAIVANKANEAAEDVVTIAGKCCESGDLIIKNGKLANAETGDLILVATTGAYGYSMSNNYNKAPRPAVVFVKDRKSALSIKKESFEDLVRNDVLIDL
- a CDS encoding putative membrane protein, with amino-acid sequence MNNKNSISKEKIEENSVLFVACYMGRLILQNGGETYRTEETIRRTCEHYGIKANSFATLNTIITSIDSFDGKRYSKVDRIDLRTLNLDKVDRLNHIARNLDEYKISEVKEKIMEIEAENKMSFRKKILGNVLVGSAFAILFKGGIRDSIVALISTFILACTDELIKDLKLNNFFVNFIGGVTAAIISLTFFKFNFIEDISISIISALMLLVPGISFTNSIRDIIAGDFVSGISRGVEAVTTGIALASGSGMILSIFL
- a CDS encoding putative murein peptide carboxypeptidase, with amino-acid sequence MLGNKLKKGDTLGIIAPASFTSIDKVESAKNNLEKMGFKVILGESTKSRWYSYAGPEEIRVKDINDFFADPNIDGIICMRGGYGCNRLIEMVDYSIIKKNPKIFIGYSDITTLHMAIFQKTGLITFHGPMAVSNFSGEYNEDTYKSFEEVLMNENDELVLKNFSKELGVLCEGIGEGEIIGGNLATLIASLGTDYDVDYTGKILFLEEIGEKTYKIDRMLNQLKKFKVFEKINGIILGDFRNCPADSENDMSLMEVFKDYLSNLKIPVVYDFESGHSEPMITLPLGAKVKINTSVKEIKILEKVVR